The Amycolatopsis coloradensis sequence GCAACTCGCGGCCGACTTCGGTGAACGCGGCGGCCCGATGGCCGGCGCGGACCTGGGCCGAGGCTGGACGGACGACCAGCTGGAGAACGCGCTCAAGACCGCGAACGTGCGCTACGAACGGCCGGACGACGTCGCCGAGGCGGTCGCCGGAGCCCTGGCCGAAGACCGGATCGTGGCCTGGTTCCATGGCCGGTCCGAATTCGGCCCGCGCGCGCTCGGCCACCGGTCGCTGCTCGCGCATCCCGGGCACGCGGCCAATCTGGAACGGCTGAACGACGTGAAGGGCCGAGAACAGTTCCGCCCGGTCGCCCCGATGGTGCTCGCCGAACGCGCGGGCGAGATCTTCTCCCGCGGCCCGCTTCCCAGCCCGTACATGCTTTTCGTGCACGACGTCGCGCAGGAGTGGCGGGATCGCCTCCCCGCCGTCACCCACGTCGACGGCACCGCCCGCGTACAGACCGTCGACGCCGACGGCGAACCGCTCGTGGCGAGAATGCTCGGCGCGTTCGAACGGCTTACCGGCGTGCCCGCCGTGGTCAACACCAGCCTCAACACCGCGGGAAGGCCGATGGTCGATTCCCCGCGGGACGCGCTGGAGTGCTTCGGTTCGGCCCCCATCGACCTGCTCGCCCTCGGACCTTTCGTGGTCCGCCGTCCCTGACCTTGGAGGTGTGTCGTGATCGAAGAACACTTCGCAGCATTGAGCGAGGCCGCCGGGAAGTCCGCTTCCTGGTCGCCGAAGATCCGTGACTGGGGTGACCATCTGGCCACCGTGCTGTCGTCCGGCGGACGGCTGCTCGCGTGCGGCAACGGCGGGAGCGCCGCCGAGGCGCAGCACCTCACCGGTGAGCTGGTGGGCCGGTTCCGCAACGACCGGCAGCCGTTTTCGGCGATCGCCCTGCACGCGGACACCTCCGCCGTGACGGCCATCGTGAACGACTACGGCGAGCACGAGGTGTTCGCCCGGCAGGTGCGCGCGCACGGCCGTCCCGGCGACGTCCTCGTCTGCCTTTCCACCAGCGGGGGGAGCCAGAACGTCGTCGCGGCCGCGAAGGCCGCCCACGAACTCGGCGTGACCACCTGGGCGATCACCGGCCCCTCCCCCAACCCGCTGGCCGCGCTGTGCGCCGACGCGATCCCGGTGGAGGCGCCGTCGATGGCCACCGTGCAGGAGGTCCACCTCGCGCTGGTGCACGCCCTGTGCACCGCGTTCGACCACGCGCTCGGGGTGCCCACGTGAGGCCGCTGGTCGTGCTGGGCGACGCCTTGCTGGACGTCGACGTCGACGGCACGTCGGACCGGCTCTGCCCGGACGCGCCGGTCCCTGTGGTCGACCTCGCCCGCGAATGGCGGCGGCCGGGCGGCGCCGGGCTGGCCGCGTTGCTCGCGGCGCGGTCCACCGCCGAGGTCGTCCTCGTCACCCCGCTGGGCGGCGACCAGGCGGGCCGGACCCTGGCCGGGCTGCTGGAGCGCGAGGTCCGGGTGGTGCCGATGCCGTTGTGCGGCACCACCGTCACCAAAACCCGCGTCCGCGCCGCCGGGCAGTCGCTGGTCCGTCTCGACAGCGGTGACGGCAGGGCGGAGTACTCGCCGCTCACCGCCGGCGTCCGTGATGCGCTGCGTTCGGCGGGCGCGATCCTCGTCGCCGACTACGGCCGCGGCGTCACCGGCCATCCGGAGGTCCGCAAGCTGCTCGCCGAACTGGCGCGCACGATCCCGGTCGTCTGGGATCCGCATCCCCGCGGAGCTGAGCCCGTGGCGGGAATCCGCCTCGCGACCCCGAACCTCGCCGAAGCCGAGCAGCTCACCGAAGCCCGCGGCGACGCCGACGACCTGGCGAAGCAGATGCACGCGCTCTGGAAGGCCGACGCGGTCTGTGTCACCACGGGCTCGCGCGGCGCGGTGCTGACCGAGGGCGGCCCGTGCACGACGTTCCGGCCGCCGTCGGGCGTCGTCGCCAAGGACACTTGCGGCGCGGGTGACCGCTTCGCGTCCGCGGTCACCGCCGCGCTCCTCGACGGGGCGTCCACCGCCGACGCGGTGGCCACCGGGGTCGAGACGGCCGCACGCTTCGTCGCCACCGGCGGCGCCGCCACGTTGTCCACTGTGGACAACGAACCGCGGCCGGAGACCACGCACCACGGTGCTTCGGCGTTCGACGTGGCCGCGCGGGTCCGCGCGCGAGGTGGCAGGCTCGTCGCCACCGGTGGCTGTTTCGACCTGCTGCACCCCGGCCACGCCAGCCTGCTCCGGCAGGCACGTGCGTTGGGTGACGCCCTCGTCGTATGCCTCAATTCCGACGCCTCCGTGCGCGGCCTGAAAGGACCGGGACGGCCGATCGTGACCGCCCGGGACCGCGCCAGGTTGCTCACCGAACTCGCCTCGGTCGACGCCGTCGTGGTGTTCGACGAGCCCGATCCCGCCGCGGTGCTGGACCGCCTCCGCCCGGACGTCTGGGTCAAGGGCGGCGACTACGCGGACACTGAGCTCCCCGAAAGCGCCGTCGTGCGCAGGCACGGCGGCGAGATCGTCCTGATCCCGACCATCCGCGGCTATTCCACCTCCCGGCTGGTGGCCGCGGCGGAAGGAGCATGATGCGCCCTCTCGGCAATGTCCTGATCACCGGCGGCGCCTCCGGACTCGGTGCCGCGACCGTCGAAGCCGTCCGTGAAGCGGGTGGTACACCCCTCGTCGTCGACCGCGTCGAACCGGCGGCCGACGTCGCCTTCGTCCAGGCCGACCTGGCCGATTCCGCCGCGGCCGCGAGCGCCGTGAACGCACTCGCCGAACGAGCGGGCGGGATCGACGGCGTCTTCACCGCGGCGGGGACCGACGCGTGCGGCGCGCTCGACGAAGTGTCCACAGAGGACTGGGAACGCGTGGTCCGGGTCAACCTGCTCGGTACGGCCGCGGTCGTCCGCGCGGCGCTGCCCCATCTGCGGCTGAGCCACGGCACGGTGGTGACCTGCGCGTCGACGCTGGGGCTGCGGGTGGCCGGGGACGCGAGCGCCTACTGCGCCTCGAAATTCGGCGTCGTCGGCTTCACCAGGGCACTCGCCATGGAGCTGGCGGGCCGGGTCGGGGTGACGCTGCTCGTCCCCGGCGGCATGCACACCGCGTTCTTCGACGACCGGGCCGAGCAGTACAAGCCGCCGCCGGACGCGAAACTCAACCAGCCCGAGCACGTTGCGGCGTCGGTGGTGTTCGCCCTCTCCCAGCCGCCCGGCTGCGAGGTCCGCGAACTCGTGGTGTGCGCTTCGGAAGAAGGGTCCTGGCCGTGACCGGTGGCATCCTCGTGCTGCGCGCGCTCGGTCTGGGTGATCTGCTCACCGCGGTTCCCGCGCTGCGGGCACTGCGCCGCGCCTTCGACGGCGAGCGGCTGGTGCTCGCCGCGCCCGAGAACCTGCGCGACATCGTCGAACTGATCGACGCGGTGGACGAGTTGCTCCCGACGGCCGGACTCGGCGAGCTGTCCTGGCCCGGCGAGCCGCCGCGGCTGGCGGTCAACCTGCACGGCCGCGGCCCGGAGAGCATCCACGACCTGCTCGCCCAGGACCCGCTCGAACTGATCACGTACCGGCATCCGGACTTCCCCGGCGTCGACGGCCCGGACTGGCCTGCCGAAGCGCACGAAGTCGACCGCTGGTGCCGTCTGCTCGAGGCCGCCCGAATCCCGGCAGACCGCACCGATCTCGCGCTGCCGCCGCCTCCCGGCCCCAGCCCGGCGGCGGGTGCGGTGGTGATCCATCCCGGCGCCGCGTTCGCCGCCCGGCGCTGGCCGCCGGACCGGTACGCGCGGGTGGCGCGGGCACTCTCCGGAGAGCATCGGGTGGTCGTCACGGGAAGCGCGCCGGAAGCGCCCCTCGTCCGCGACGTCACCGAGGCGGCCGGGCTTCCCGACGAGGCGATGCTCACCGGTGGCGGTCTCGCCGAACTGGCCGCGACCGTGGCCGAAGCTCGGCTGGTGATCTGCGGTGACACCGGCGTCGGGCATCTCGCCACCGCCTATGGGACGCCGTCCGTCCTGCTGTTCGGGCCGACCCCGCCGCGGCTCTGGGGCCCTCCTCCCGATGCCCGGCAGCACAAGGTCCTCTGGGTGGGCGACGTCGGCGATCCGCACGGCGAAGCTCCGGATCCCGGCCTGCTGCTGTTGCGCGAGGAACGCGTCCTCGCGCAGGCCGAAGAACTACTGGCGACGGGGGCTTCCCGTGGGTGAGCGGGTGGGCGTGATCGGCGCCGGCTACGTCGGGCTCACGAGCGCCGCGTGCTTCACGCATCTGGGACATCAGGTGGCCTGCGTCGACAACAATCGATCCAAAGTGGACACTTTGCGGCGCGGTGAGGTCACGATCGTCGAGCCGGGGCTCACGGAACTCGTCCGGAACGGGCTGAGCAGCGGCCGACTCCGGTTCACCACCACGCCGGACGAGCTGTCCGATGTGGACTTCGTCTTCCTCTGCCTGCCCACTCCGGAAGGGAAGGACGGCGCCGCCGACGTCCGGGTGCTGGAAGAGGTCGTGGCCACGCTTCCCGGCCTGCTGCGGTCCGGCTGTGTCGTCGTCACCAAGTCCACCGTCCCGGTCGGCACCGGGACCCGGCTGGCGGAACTGCTCGGACGGCCGGATCTGCCCGTGGTGAGCAATCCCGAGTTCCTCCGCGAGGGGCACGCCGTCGAGGACTTCCTGAAGCCCGACCGGATCGTCCTCGGCTCGGTGCCGGAGAACCGGGCGCCCGCCGAACGGGTGGCCGCGTTGTACGGCGAGACGAACGCGCCGGTGTGGTTCACCGATCCGGCCAGTGCCGAGCTGGCGAAATACGCCAGCAACGCGTTCCTGGCGCTAAAAGTGTCCTATGTGAACGTCCTCGCCGAACTGTGCGAGCATTACGGCGCCGACATCCGCGACGTCGGGCGGCTCATGGGGCTCGATTCCCGGATCGGCCCCGCCTTCCTCGTGCCCGGCCCCGGCTGGGGCGGCTCGTGCCTGCCCAAGGACACCGCCGCGCTGCTGCGGACCGCCGAACACGCGGGCGTCGACTTCGGCATCCTGCGTGACGCCATGAAGGCCAACGCCCGCCAGCGGGCGGCCGTGGTGCGGAAGATCCGCCTCGCGATCACCGGTGTTTCGGACGGTTCGCTCTCGGGCATCCGTATCGGGCTGCTCGGATTGGCGTTCAAGGCGGGGACCGGGGATCTGCGCGATTCCCCCGCGCTCGCGGTCGCGCGGGAGCTCGCCAGGAGCGGCGCGGTGTTGACCGCGTACGACCCCGGCGTCGAGTCCGTCGAACCGGACATCGTCCAGGTCGTCGACGACCCGTACCTGGTCGCGAAGGACGCGGCGGCGCTGGTGGTGCTCACCGAGTGGCCCGAGTTCCGCGAGCTCGACTGGGACCGGCTCGCCGCCGCCACCGAACGCGCCGTCGTCGTCGACGCCAGGAATCTCCTGGACCCGGCGACCGTCAGCGAAGCGGGCTTCACCCATACGGGGCTCGGTACCGATCCGAACAGGAGGACAGGATGACCCAGCCGTTGAAGGCCCTCGCACTGGTGTGCTCGCTCAAACCGTCTCCCGCGCCGTCGAGCAGCGCGCTGATCGCCCAGCAGCTGCTCGACGAACTGGCCGGGTGCGGCGCCACCGGTGAACTCGTGCGCGTGGTCGACCACGACGTCAAACCCGGCGTGGAAGGCGACATGGGCGACGGCGACGCCTGGCCGGGGATCCGCCGGAAGATCGCCGCGGCCGACATCCTGCTGATCTCGACGCCGACCTGGGTCGGCCACATGTCCAGTGTGGCCCAGCGCGTGCTGGAACGGCTCGACGCCGAACTGTCCGAAACGGACGACGAAGGCAGGCCCGCGATGTTCGGCAAGGTCGGTGTCACCGCCGTCGTCGGCAACGAGGACGGCGCGCACAAGATCACCGCCGACCTGTTCCAGGCCCTCAACGACGTCGGTTTCACCGTGCCCGCCCAGGGCGGGACGTATTGGAACGGCGAGGCGATGAAGGGCGGGGACTACAACGATCTCGACGAGACGCCCGAAGCGGTCGCCTCGACCAACGCGACCCTCGCGCGCAACGCCGTCCACTTGGCGAACCTGCTGCGGGAGCGGCAGTATCCCCCTTCCTGACGCCAGGTGTGAACGACGCCATGGCCGGGTACCCCGTTTCCGTGATCGTCAAAACGCTGGCGTTCGGTGTTTGTCTCCTGCTCGCCGGCTGCACCGGAGCGAGCGGGCAAGAGCCGGTGAAAGAGGCAGCCGCGCGGTTCATCGGCGCGCTCGCGTCGGGTGATCACCGCTCGGCGTGCGCGCTGCTGGCGCCCCGGGCGCAGGAGTCCTGGGCGCCGGAGAGCTGCGAACGCGGCCTCGCGAGGGCGGACGTCCCGGGCGGAACA is a genomic window containing:
- a CDS encoding glycosyltransferase family 9 protein, giving the protein MAVTGGILVLRALGLGDLLTAVPALRALRRAFDGERLVLAAPENLRDIVELIDAVDELLPTAGLGELSWPGEPPRLAVNLHGRGPESIHDLLAQDPLELITYRHPDFPGVDGPDWPAEAHEVDRWCRLLEAARIPADRTDLALPPPPGPSPAAGAVVIHPGAAFAARRWPPDRYARVARALSGEHRVVVTGSAPEAPLVRDVTEAAGLPDEAMLTGGGLAELAATVAEARLVICGDTGVGHLATAYGTPSVLLFGPTPPRLWGPPPDARQHKVLWVGDVGDPHGEAPDPGLLLLREERVLAQAEELLATGASRG
- a CDS encoding SDR family oxidoreductase, whose translation is MRPLGNVLITGGASGLGAATVEAVREAGGTPLVVDRVEPAADVAFVQADLADSAAAASAVNALAERAGGIDGVFTAAGTDACGALDEVSTEDWERVVRVNLLGTAAVVRAALPHLRLSHGTVVTCASTLGLRVAGDASAYCASKFGVVGFTRALAMELAGRVGVTLLVPGGMHTAFFDDRAEQYKPPPDAKLNQPEHVAASVVFALSQPPGCEVRELVVCASEEGSWP
- a CDS encoding flavodoxin family protein — its product is MTQPLKALALVCSLKPSPAPSSSALIAQQLLDELAGCGATGELVRVVDHDVKPGVEGDMGDGDAWPGIRRKIAAADILLISTPTWVGHMSSVAQRVLERLDAELSETDDEGRPAMFGKVGVTAVVGNEDGAHKITADLFQALNDVGFTVPAQGGTYWNGEAMKGGDYNDLDETPEAVASTNATLARNAVHLANLLRERQYPPS
- a CDS encoding UDP-glucose dehydrogenase family protein, with the translated sequence MGVIGAGYVGLTSAACFTHLGHQVACVDNNRSKVDTLRRGEVTIVEPGLTELVRNGLSSGRLRFTTTPDELSDVDFVFLCLPTPEGKDGAADVRVLEEVVATLPGLLRSGCVVVTKSTVPVGTGTRLAELLGRPDLPVVSNPEFLREGHAVEDFLKPDRIVLGSVPENRAPAERVAALYGETNAPVWFTDPASAELAKYASNAFLALKVSYVNVLAELCEHYGADIRDVGRLMGLDSRIGPAFLVPGPGWGGSCLPKDTAALLRTAEHAGVDFGILRDAMKANARQRAAVVRKIRLAITGVSDGSLSGIRIGLLGLAFKAGTGDLRDSPALAVARELARSGAVLTAYDPGVESVEPDIVQVVDDPYLVAKDAAALVVLTEWPEFRELDWDRLAAATERAVVVDARNLLDPATVSEAGFTHTGLGTDPNRRTG
- a CDS encoding PfkB family carbohydrate kinase, whose product is MRPLVVLGDALLDVDVDGTSDRLCPDAPVPVVDLAREWRRPGGAGLAALLAARSTAEVVLVTPLGGDQAGRTLAGLLEREVRVVPMPLCGTTVTKTRVRAAGQSLVRLDSGDGRAEYSPLTAGVRDALRSAGAILVADYGRGVTGHPEVRKLLAELARTIPVVWDPHPRGAEPVAGIRLATPNLAEAEQLTEARGDADDLAKQMHALWKADAVCVTTGSRGAVLTEGGPCTTFRPPSGVVAKDTCGAGDRFASAVTAALLDGASTADAVATGVETAARFVATGGAATLSTVDNEPRPETTHHGASAFDVAARVRARGGRLVATGGCFDLLHPGHASLLRQARALGDALVVCLNSDASVRGLKGPGRPIVTARDRARLLTELASVDAVVVFDEPDPAAVLDRLRPDVWVKGGDYADTELPESAVVRRHGGEIVLIPTIRGYSTSRLVAAAEGA
- a CDS encoding SIS domain-containing protein → MIEEHFAALSEAAGKSASWSPKIRDWGDHLATVLSSGGRLLACGNGGSAAEAQHLTGELVGRFRNDRQPFSAIALHADTSAVTAIVNDYGEHEVFARQVRAHGRPGDVLVCLSTSGGSQNVVAAAKAAHELGVTTWAITGPSPNPLAALCADAIPVEAPSMATVQEVHLALVHALCTAFDHALGVPT